The genomic region TGCGGCCGATGGAGTGCAGCACCATGAAGCCGTCAGGCTTCAACAAGCTGAAGACCTTGCGGAAGTAGGCGTCGTAGAAGCGATACCCGACATGCTCGAACATTCCGACTGAGACGATGCGGTCAAATTCGCCTTCGATTTCGCGGTAATCCTTCTCCACGAATTTGACGCGGCCGGAGAGGCCTTTTGCTTCAGCCCATCGGCGCGCCGCCGCGAGCTGCTCCGTTGCCGGATTGACGCCCATGACCTCGACATCGAAGGTTTCGGCCAGAAAGATCGCAAGACCTCCCCATCCGGAGCCGATATCCAGGACCTTCATTCCGGGCCGGAGCTGAAGTTTCGCTCCGATATGGCGCAGCTTTGCAAGCTGCGCGTCCTCCAACGTTTCGTTCTCGGGATCACGCCAATAGGCGCAGGAATACTGCATCCGCTCATCGAGAAAGAGGCGGTAGACATCCTCCTTGACGTTGTAATGATGTTTGGCGTTCTGCTTTGATCGCCCTGGCATGTTGTTCTGATGCCAGCGTCTCAGAGCGCGATAGCCCGTATTGACAACCGTCTGTGCCGGATGGGCCGAGAGGTAATCCTGGTTGATCGAGAAGAGCCTCAAGAATTCATGGACGGTGGCGCCGTTTTCGAATGTCAGCGTCCCGTCCATGTAGGCTTCCGGAGCAACGAGCTCCGGATTCATCGCTAGCTGCCAATGGAGTTTCGGATCATGCAGGCGCATGGTCACAACCGGGCCGGGCTTCTTGCCGCCAAAAAGATGCTCGCGACCTTCTGCGTCGATCAGAGTGAGCCGACCATTGCGCACGAATTGTCGAAGGATGCTTTTCAGGAGCCACATCGGGGAAAAGTCTCCCTTTTTGTCACACCCAATTTTATCGCGCGCAATCTGACGAGTGAAACCCCCTCCCGGTTGTGATCATTCAGGCGACTTACTCGAACTCGATGAGCACCTGATCGAAGGCCACCACGTCGCCCGGAGCCGCGCAGATCTTCTTGATGACGACATTACGCTCGGCCCGAAGGACGTTCTCCATCTTCATTGCTTCGACGGTGGCGAGAGTTTCACCGGCCTCGACCTTTTGTCCCTCTTCAACTGGAAGAGACACAACGATACCCGGCATCGGGCAGGCCAGGCGGTTGTCGAGTTCGCTCACCGCCTTTTCGGGCATATGGCGATAGATCTCGCCGACGGATGGACGGATAAGCTGGGTCATTCGGGCGACGCCGCGACGCTCGACACGCAAGGCAGCACCCCGGCGTTCGATCTGGGCGAACACCTCCTTGTCGTCGACGATCCCGTGCCACAGAAGATCACCCGGCTTCCACGCCGTCATCACCCGATGCTCGATGCCGTCGACGATCATTTCGACATCGAACGGAATCGAGGGCATTCCCGACGTGATGGTGATGTCGACCGCCTCTCCGTCGATCAGGACCACCCAATCCGGGCGAATGGTGCCGGGATGAGGACGCAGGCGGCCCGAGAGATCGTCCAGGCGAACGCGCTCGATCAATTGAACGCAGGTGGCGATCGCCGCCAGAATCCGCAGATCCTCGTCGCTCGCTTCGGCGCCTTCGAAGTTCTTGCCATATTCCTCGGCGATGAAAGCGGTGGAGAGATCGCCGCGACGGAAGCGCGGATGCGCCATCAAACCGCTCAAGAATGCGATGTTGTTGCGGATGCCGGTGATCGTGAACGCATCGAGCGCATCCGACATCACGTCGATCGCCTTTTCGCGAGCGGCCATCCCCTCACCTTCTGCGTAGGTGCAGAGTTTGGCGATCATCGGATCGTAAAAGAGAGTGATCTCGGAGCCTTCGACGACACCCGTATCATTTCGGATGATGGTGCCTTCGCGCGCTGCGTCTTCCGGGGGTCGATAGCGGCGCAGGCGGCCGGTCGATGGGAGAAACCCGCGGAAGGGATCTTCGGCATAGAGACGAGCTTCGATCGCCCACCCCTTCAGAACGACGTCTTTCTGCGCAAGCGGGAGCTTTTCGCCGTCGGCAATACGGATCATCAACTCGACCAGATCGAGACCCGTGACGAGTTCGGTCACCGGATGTTCCACCTGCAGACGGGTGTTCATTTCCAAGAAATAGAAGTTGCGGTCGCGGTCGACGATGAACTCGACGGTGCCGGCTGTCTCATAGCCGACGGCGGCGGCGAGGGCACATGCCTGAGCGCCCATAGCGGCGCGCGTCTCGGGATCAAGGAAGGAAGATGGCGCCTCTTCTATCACCTTCTGGTTGCGCCGCTGAATGGAGCATTCCCGTTCGCCCAGATGGATGACATTGCCGTGCTTGTCAGCCAGGACCTGGATCTCAATGTGGCGCGGCTGCTCGACGAACTTCTCGATGAAAATCCGCTCATCGCCGAAGGAGGACTTGGCTTCGCGCCGCGCGAGATCGAAACCTTCGCGCACTTCCTGCTCGTTCCAGGCGACACGCATTCCCTTGCCGCCGCCGCCGGCAGATGCCTTCAGCATGACCGGCAGGCCGATCTCGGCAGAGATACGTACGGCCTCATCGCCGCTTTCGATCAGGCCCATATGGCCGGGCACCACACTCACGCCGGCATCCTTGGCGACTTTTTTGGAGGTGATCTTGTCGCCCATCGCTTCGATCGCGCCGATCGGCGGGCCAATGAAGACGATTCCCGCCTCCGCGAGAGCCTTCGCAAAGTTCGCATTCTCTGACAGGAAGCCGTAGCCTGGATGAACGGCTTCGGCGCCGGTCTGGCGGCAGGCCTCGATGATCTTGTCGAGCTTCAGGTAGCTTTCAGCGGCAGGCGCCGGGCCGATCGCGACTTTCTCGTCCGCCATTTCCACATGCAGCGCATTTCGGTCCGCTTCCGAATAGACCGCAACAGTGGCGATTCCCATCTTTTGGGCTGAACGAATGATGCGGCAGGCGATCTCGCCGCGATTGGCGATCAATATCTTACGGAACATTCGAAAAAACTTCCCCCCTCTTGCGGTGGTGCCCGTTTATGTGAGCAAGGCGCGCCTCGACAAGCGAAAAGAGCGCAAGCGTGGCTCCGGGTCAAAGTGGTTTGCGCGCGAAAATGCATGTCATCCATGCGGCACGGGCTTGTCGTGGCACAATTGCCTCGCAAATGGACCAGCAGACTTTTGAGGAGATCGCAATATGGATGTGCGCGCCGCGGTGGCCTTCGAGGCCGGCAAACCACTTGAAATCACGAACGTTCAGCTCGAGGGCCCGAGAGAGGGCGAAGTGCTCGTCGAGGTGAAGGCGACCGGAATTTGCCACACCGACGAATTCACTCTGTCGGGCGCCGATCCCGAGGGACTCTTCCCGTCAATTCTGGGGCACGAGGGTGCAGGCGTGGTGGTCGATGTCGGGCCGGGCGTCACAAGCGTCAAGAAGGGCGACCACGTCATTCCGCTCTATACGCCGGAATGCCGCGAATGCCCCTCCTGCCTGTCCCGCAAGACCAACCTTTGCACGGCGATCCGTTCCACGCAGGGCCAGGGATTGATGCCCGACGGCACGTCGCGGTTCTCGATCGATGGCAAGCCACTGCACCACTACATGGGCACGTCCACCTTCGCGAATTTCACGGTGCTGCCGGAGATTGCGGTCGCGAAGGTGCGCGAGGACGCCCCATTCGACAAGATCTGCTACATCGGCTGCGGGGTGACGACAGGTGTCGGTGCCGTCGTCAACACGGCGAAAGTCGAGCCCGGCGCTACGGCCATCGTCTTCGGTCTCGGCGGGATCGGCCTCAACGTGATTCAAGGGCTGCGGCTGGTCGGCGCCGACATGATCATCGGCGTCGACCTCAACAATTCCAAGAAGGAATGGGGTGAGCGCTTCGGCATGACCCATTTCGTCAATCCGAAGGAGATTGGCGAGGACCTCGTCCCCTATCTCGTCAACCTGACGAAGCGCGGCGCAGACCAGATCGGCGGGGCCGATTACACCTTCGACTGCACCGGCAACGTCACGGTCATGCGCCAGGCGCTCGAATCCGCGCATCGTGGCTGGGGTCAGTCGATCGTGATCGGCGTAGCGCCGGCAGGCGCGGAAATTTCTACGCGGCCGTTTCAGCTGGTGACCGGCCGCACATGGAAAGGCACGGCCTTCGGCGGCGCAAGGGGGCGGACCGATGTTCCCAAAATCGTCGACTGGTACATGGAGGGCAAGATCGACATCGACCCGATGATCACCCACCTCTTGTCCCTCGAAGACATCAATCGCGGCTTCGATCTGATGCATGCGGGTGAATCGATTCGCAGCGTCGTCGTCTATTGAGGCGTTCGTCGCCGCAGCTAAGGGAGATCTCCGTGGAGACCATTTCGACCTGGGCCGCTCATGGCGGCACGCAGGGCGTCTACAGCCATGCCTCTGAAGCGACGGGAACCGAGATGACCTTTGCCGTCTTCGTTCCTCCGCAGGCGAAGGTCGCGCCCTGCCCCATCGTCACCTATCTGTCAGGGCTCACCTGCACCCATGCCAACGTCATGGAGAAGGGCGAATACCGCCGCGCGGCGGCCGAGCACGGCCTGATCGTCGTCTGTCCAGATACGTCGCCCCGAGGAGAGGGCGTCGCTGATGACGACGCCTATGACATGGGTCAGGGCGCAGGCTTCTATCTCGACGCGACGGAAGAACCCTGGGCGCAGCATTTCCGCATGGAAAGCTATGTCCGGGACGAACTTCCGGCGGTGATTGCAGCGAACTTTCCCGTCGATACCGAGCGACAATCGATCTTGGGCCATTCGATGGGCGGGCATGGGGCTTTGACGCTGGCGCTCAAAAATCCTGGACGCTACCGAGCATGTTCGGCCTTTGCGCCGATCGTGGCGCCGATCGAGGTGCCATGGGGCCAGAAAGCCTTGCCTACCTATCTCGGGAGCGATGAGCAGAGCTGGAGGCCGTATGACGCCTGCGCGTTGATCGCCGACGGCGCGCGCTTTTCAGAATTTCTCGTCGACCAGGGAACGGGTGACAATTTTCTGGCTGAGCAGCTTAGGCCGGAGCTCTTCGAAAAGGCCTGCGCCGCAGGAGGCATCCCGCTGACGCTTCGTATGCAGCCGGGCTACGATCATTCCTATTATTTCATCTCCACCTTCATGGAGGATCACCTGACCTGGCATGCCAAGCGCCTGAAGGGCTGAGGGCGTGTGCAAACGAGCCCTCTCCTCAATGCGTGCGCATCTGGCAGCCTTTATCGGCAGCCAAGCGCACGCTCGGCGCGAATGATCGCCTCGACGTTCCCTCGCTCGATCGCGCTCATTCTGACGCGGCTTTGATCTCGCTCCCAGCAGTCAGAATTGTCGAAGTTTACCTGCCCGCGCGCAGTGCGGAAGCAATACCCATTCTCGTCGAAAATCCTGTTGCGGATATACCAGAGATCACTGCACCGCATCGAGCGTAAGGCGCCCTGCTCGAAACGATGCGTGTCGGTGCAACCAAGCCCATCGAAGCAATCGGCTCGCGCACCACCGCCGAGTGCGATCAGAAACCCTATTGGCAACAGGAACTTCAACATAGACGCGAGCCTCCAACGCGGTTCGTCGAGCGGTCTGAAAAGGCAAATCCTCAGACTGAAACCGCCCGCCTTTTTTTCTCAAGAACTATTCCGGACTATACAGTACTATAATTTTGAAAACATCTGCGTTTATTGATGCTCTTACTGTCTCTCCACGAGACCGGCAAATGATATCATGCTATGTCTTGTGCGAATGTCGTAGAGGGAGGGGCTCGTGCGCACATTCCATATCGAGATCATCAAGCCGTCGCATTACGATAAGGATGGTTATGTCATCCAGTGGTGGAAGGCGTGGATTCCATCCAATTCACTCGCCTGCCTCAATGCCATTGCGCGTGCGAGCGCCGAGCAGCAAGTGCTCGGCTCGGATGTTGCAATTGAGGTGAATGCCTATGACGAGATGAATATCCGGGTGCCGGTGGAGGAAATCTCCGCGAAGATCGGGCAATCGGGGCATTCCGGTCTCGTCTGTCTCGTCGGCGTGCAGTCCAACCAGTTCCCGCGGGCAATGGCCCTCGCCAGGCGTTTTCGAGCTGCGGGCGTGCCGGTCGCCATCGGTGGCTTTCATGTTTCCGGCTCTCTCGCGATGCTGAAGGAATTGTCGCCGGAACTTCAGGAGGCGCTCGATCTCGGCGTCATCCTGTTCGCCGGCGAGGCCGAAGAGCATTTCGACAGCTTGCTCTGCGACGTCGATAACGGCGCAGCGCGGCTGATCTACAATTACATGGACGACCTTCCTAATCTGCAGGGCCAGACGACGCCCTATCTGCCGCAGCGGCTCGTCAAGCGCTATGACGGCGTCGTCTCTTCCTTCGATGCCGGGCGCGGCTGTCCGTTTCAGTGCTCGTTCTGCACGATCATCAACGTCCAGGGCCG from Rhodopseudomonas julia harbors:
- a CDS encoding class I SAM-dependent methyltransferase, producing the protein MWLLKSILRQFVRNGRLTLIDAEGREHLFGGKKPGPVVTMRLHDPKLHWQLAMNPELVAPEAYMDGTLTFENGATVHEFLRLFSINQDYLSAHPAQTVVNTGYRALRRWHQNNMPGRSKQNAKHHYNVKEDVYRLFLDERMQYSCAYWRDPENETLEDAQLAKLRHIGAKLQLRPGMKVLDIGSGWGGLAIFLAETFDVEVMGVNPATEQLAAARRWAEAKGLSGRVKFVEKDYREIEGEFDRIVSVGMFEHVGYRFYDAYFRKVFSLLKPDGFMVLHSIGRMSPPGITGPFLNKYIFPGGYVPAISEVFAATERNRLWVCDAEVLRLHYGYTIREWYNRFQANRDKAIELMDERFVRMWEFYLAAVELGFVHGSNMVFQLILARQRDAVPIVRDWIEETEKQLRQGSLLVDAAQ
- a CDS encoding acetyl/propionyl/methylcrotonyl-CoA carboxylase subunit alpha, producing the protein MFRKILIANRGEIACRIIRSAQKMGIATVAVYSEADRNALHVEMADEKVAIGPAPAAESYLKLDKIIEACRQTGAEAVHPGYGFLSENANFAKALAEAGIVFIGPPIGAIEAMGDKITSKKVAKDAGVSVVPGHMGLIESGDEAVRISAEIGLPVMLKASAGGGGKGMRVAWNEQEVREGFDLARREAKSSFGDERIFIEKFVEQPRHIEIQVLADKHGNVIHLGERECSIQRRNQKVIEEAPSSFLDPETRAAMGAQACALAAAVGYETAGTVEFIVDRDRNFYFLEMNTRLQVEHPVTELVTGLDLVELMIRIADGEKLPLAQKDVVLKGWAIEARLYAEDPFRGFLPSTGRLRRYRPPEDAAREGTIIRNDTGVVEGSEITLFYDPMIAKLCTYAEGEGMAAREKAIDVMSDALDAFTITGIRNNIAFLSGLMAHPRFRRGDLSTAFIAEEYGKNFEGAEASDEDLRILAAIATCVQLIERVRLDDLSGRLRPHPGTIRPDWVVLIDGEAVDITITSGMPSIPFDVEMIVDGIEHRVMTAWKPGDLLWHGIVDDKEVFAQIERRGAALRVERRGVARMTQLIRPSVGEIYRHMPEKAVSELDNRLACPMPGIVVSLPVEEGQKVEAGETLATVEAMKMENVLRAERNVVIKKICAAPGDVVAFDQVLIEFE
- a CDS encoding S-(hydroxymethyl)glutathione dehydrogenase/class III alcohol dehydrogenase, encoding MDVRAAVAFEAGKPLEITNVQLEGPREGEVLVEVKATGICHTDEFTLSGADPEGLFPSILGHEGAGVVVDVGPGVTSVKKGDHVIPLYTPECRECPSCLSRKTNLCTAIRSTQGQGLMPDGTSRFSIDGKPLHHYMGTSTFANFTVLPEIAVAKVREDAPFDKICYIGCGVTTGVGAVVNTAKVEPGATAIVFGLGGIGLNVIQGLRLVGADMIIGVDLNNSKKEWGERFGMTHFVNPKEIGEDLVPYLVNLTKRGADQIGGADYTFDCTGNVTVMRQALESAHRGWGQSIVIGVAPAGAEISTRPFQLVTGRTWKGTAFGGARGRTDVPKIVDWYMEGKIDIDPMITHLLSLEDINRGFDLMHAGESIRSVVVY
- the fghA gene encoding S-formylglutathione hydrolase, which encodes MSVETISTWAAHGGTQGVYSHASEATGTEMTFAVFVPPQAKVAPCPIVTYLSGLTCTHANVMEKGEYRRAAAEHGLIVVCPDTSPRGEGVADDDAYDMGQGAGFYLDATEEPWAQHFRMESYVRDELPAVIAANFPVDTERQSILGHSMGGHGALTLALKNPGRYRACSAFAPIVAPIEVPWGQKALPTYLGSDEQSWRPYDACALIADGARFSEFLVDQGTGDNFLAEQLRPELFEKACAAGGIPLTLRMQPGYDHSYYFISTFMEDHLTWHAKRLKG
- a CDS encoding YARHG domain-containing protein, which gives rise to MLKFLLPIGFLIALGGGARADCFDGLGCTDTHRFEQGALRSMRCSDLWYIRNRIFDENGYCFRTARGQVNFDNSDCWERDQSRVRMSAIERGNVEAIIRAERALGCR